One window from the genome of Salvelinus sp. IW2-2015 linkage group LG30, ASM291031v2, whole genome shotgun sequence encodes:
- the LOC111954960 gene encoding zinc transporter Slc39a7, which yields MMAHGRLLALTLFSGAVLLLAAQLTVAHSHSHDHGHAHDXHGHAHDHHGHAHDHHGHAHDHHGHAHLHGGGGSDGHSHGSQKLHQGASKWSAEANLPPAEESHHGHAHDHGHKHEESGHGHTHGGERVIREAEGKKRDIVELWMQAIGATLLISAAPFFILFLIPVQSNTDQHKNLLKVLLSFASGGLLGDAFLHLIPHALVPHSHHGDEGHGHSHDSEESQDHGHSHGAAHGHMMSVGLWVLGGIVAFLVVEKFVRLLKEGHGHGHSHAAPKAKESDGEGKNKEGEKAGKESKDEKTPKGVEEKTTDIKVSGYLNLAADFTHNFTDGLAIGASFLVGPAVGTVTTLTILLHEVPHEIGDFAILVQSGCTKKKAMCLQLLTALGALAGTACSLLAEGVGAAATAWILPFTAGGFVYIATVTVLPELLVGRSSLGQSVMEILAMLVGIYMMVLIAEYE from the exons ATGATGGCCCATGGACGTCTGCTAGCGTTAACACTGTTCTCAGGAGCAGTGCTGTTGCTAGCCGCCCAGCTAACTGTTGCTCATAGCCACTCTCATGACCATGGGCATGCACACGACSACCATGGGCATGCACACGACCACCATGGGCATGCACACGACCACCATGGGCATGCACACGACCACCATGGGCATGCACACTTGCACGGGGGCGGCGGTTCCGATGGTCACTCCCATGGCAGTCAGAAACTGCACCAAGGGGCGAGCAAGTGGAGTGCTGAGGCCAACCTTCCCCCAGCTGAGGAGTCGCACCACGGTCACGCACATGACCATGGACATAAGCACGAGGAGAGTGGACACGGGCACACCcacggaggagagagggtgataagggaggcagagggaaagaagagggacATAGTGGAGCTCTGGATGCAG GCCATCGGTGCCACCCTGCTGATCAGTGCTGCTCCCTTCTTCATCCTCTTCCTGATCCCAGTCCAGTCCAATACAGACCAGCACAAGAACCTCCTGAAGGTGCTGCTGAGCTTTGCCTCTGGTGGCCTGCTGGGAGATGCCTTCCTACACCTCATCCCTCACGCCCTGG TGCCTCACTCTCACCATGGAGACGAGGGACACGGCCACTCTCATGACAGTGAAGAATCACAGGATCATGGCCACTCACATG GTGCCGCCCATGGTCACATGATGTCAGTAGGGCTGTGGGTCCTCGGAGGAATTGTGGCCTTCCTGGTGGTGGAAAAATTTGTTCGCCTCCTGAAGGAAGGACATGGACATGGACACTCTCACG CTGCTCCTAAGGCAAAGGAGAGTGACGGGGAGGGAAAAAATAAGGAGGGTGAGAAAGCTGGAAAAGAAAGCAAAGATGAGAAGACTCCAAAAGGAGTGGAGGAGAAAACTACAG ATATCAAGGTATCGGGCTACCTCAACCTGGCTGCTGACTTCACACACAACTTCACTGACGGGCTGGCCATCGGGGCATCGTTCCTGGTGGGCCCAGCAGTAGGCACAGTCACCACTCTCACCATCCTGCTGCACGAGGTGCCCCACGAGATTGGCGACTTTGCCATCCTGGTCCAGTCTGGCTGCACCAAGAAGAAG GCCATGTGTCTACAGCTGCTGACAGCCTTGGGGGCTCTTGCCGGCACAGCCTGCTCCCTATTGGCTGAGGGGGTGGGCGCGGCCGCCACAGCCTGGATCTTGCCATTCACCGCAGGTGGCTTTGTGTACATCGCCACGGTGACGGTCCTGCCCGAGCTGCTGGTTGGTCGCTCTAGTCTGGGCCAATCGGTGATGGAGATCCTGGCGATGCTGGTTGGAATTTACATGATGGTGCTAATCGCAGAGTACGAGTGA